The genomic interval AACGATCCGCTTCGCAGAGTGTTTAGCATCGTGGCCACAGACGATGAGGGTCACCCCATCGAAGCAACATCGGTCGGCTCTCCAAGCGAACTGCTGCAACTGATTAGCGTCCAACTGGATCGTGAACCGACGAATGCAATTCTCTGGTTTCAGCAGGGCGCTGCCAACATGCGAATGGGGGACTTGAACCAATCGCTATTCAGTTTCGACACCTGCGATCGATTGCACCCCAAGACGGTCGCGACGGTTTTCAATCGAGGGCTCTGCCATCTGGAGCTTGGAAAGCACCGCGAGGCGATGAATGATTTCGCAGAGTGTTTGCGAATCAAACCAGGACTCACCAATGCCAGATTCAACCATGCAGTGGCCGCACATCGCATGGGTGACCATCGTTCGGCGTTGACGGATCTGAATCAATTGATCGACGCCGGAGATCCGAGGACGCGCACGTTGCTGTTTCGCGCCGAGGTTTTTGATGCGATGGGTGAGTCGAAACTTGCGGACCGTGATCGAGCGGCCGCGAGATCCGTTGAGCCATCCGGGGGCCAGGATTACTTGGCCAGGGGAGTCAGCATGCTGAGTGAATCTCCCAAGCAATCGCTTGCCGATTTTCAGGCCGCAGTACGACTCGATAGCGGCAACGCCGACGCATTACTCAATATCGCCCATGTGCAATCGGAGTTTTTGGACCAGCCAGAGCAAGCGATCAAGACGCTTGATCGACTTGCCGCATTGCGTCCCCAAGCAGCATTTCCGGTATCGTCGCGAGGGATCTTGCGGGCTCGCGTGGGGCAATGGCACGACGCCATCACTGACGCCCAATCGGCTGCAGAACTTTCCCCGGGCGGCAGAGAGCAAATGCAGATCGCTGGCATCTACGCGATGGTCGCACACGCTGAGTCGCTGGAGGACTCAGGCGTCGAACAGAGTCCGTCTGAGCTTCGAGGCCTCGCCTTCATGTGGCTGGCCCGCGCGATCAACTCGGACGCTTCCTTGGCCAGGGTGGCCATCGGGGACCCGGACCTGTTGAGTTTACGGCAAAGTCCGCAATTTCAACGGCTGATCGGGGGTGCCGAAATGATCCGGCAAACCGCGAATCAACCGCGCTAGCTTGCAGGCCGCCGAGTAAAAAAGCTCGACTTCTTTGGCGGACGATGCGGCCTTTTCCGGCTTCTGTTGGGTGGAAACCAAAATCAGCACCGACTGCTTGGTCGAACCGGCATCCCACAATCCAACATTTCGAACGAGGAATTCAAATGGCTGTCACCCGAAAACGCTTCCGTCGCGGCCCCTTCTTGGAGACACTTGAAGGGCGAATGCTGCTTGCCGGTGACGGATTTCACAATTTCCTGCAGCCACATGATGTCAATGACGATAGCCGTGTTTCAGCAGCAGACGCATTGTTCGTCATCAATCGACTCAGCGGCGATGACTCACGTGGCTCCGCGTCTTACGAAGACGTCAACGATGACGGCCGAGTCACCGCTCAAGACGCCCTGCACGTCATCAATGGGCTGTCGCACGATCGCTCCAACAGCAATGCGAACGACGAAGCGATCGCGCGGCTGTACCGCGAGGATGGTGTTCGCGTGAAGGTGGAGTTCGAGATCGAAGACTCCGGTCTGAAAGTCGAAGTCAAAGTTCAGAACGCGGCCCCCAACGAAACGTTTGAAGTACGGGTCGACGATGTCAGGCTCGGCGAGATCACCACAGACGGACGAGGACGCGGCAAACTCGAGCTCGGTGCCGGCCAAGATCTGCCACTCCCATCGGTGATGCCGCAGATCCGATCGGGAATGACGACGGAGCTTGTCAGAGCGAGCGACTCATCGTCCAGCACAAGTTCGTCCAGCACAAGTTCGTCCAGTTCTGATTCGTCCAGTAGCGGCAACTCGTCAAGCTCTTCCTCAAGCAGCTCAGACAGTTCCTCCAGCAGCACGGGAGCCTCAACAAGCGATACGAGGGAATTGAAAGCACGGCTCATTGGAGATGCCTCCATTGACGCCGAGTCGAAATTCGAGAGCTCGCCCACTGGCGTTGAGTTCAGCGCTGAATTGAGAAACGCTCCGGCCAATACAACGTTTGATGTACAGGTGGATGGCGAGATCGTAGGCGCGCTGACGACCGACAGTCGAGGCCGCGGGCGATTGCAATTCGAACAGAACGACGACTCGAAACCGTTCCCTGCCAATTTTCCAAACGTTGATGTCGGAACGCAAGTTCGAATCGGCGACACGCTCAGTGGGGTCTTTCGGCTCGACGGTGCAAGCTCCTCGACCGGCGGCGGCAGCTCATCCAGCGACGATTCATCCGATAGCAGCTCAGGCGACGACACAGGCAGCAACGGCGGTGTGACCGCAGGTGCAGTGCTTGAACTGAAATCGCAGTTGAGAGGAATGTCCGGCGTTGATGCAGAAGCGAAGTACGAGAGTACAATGAGCAGTGTGGAATTCAAAGTGGAGCTCGAGGACGCCCCCGCCAATGCGGAGTACTCGGTTACAGTGGACGGCGTCACCGTAGGAACTTTACGGACAGACAGTCGTGGTCGCGGACGCTTGCAATTCGAGCTCAATGATGACTCAAAGCCCTTTCCGGCGAATTTCCCTGCCGTAGCGGCGGGGACCGAGATCCGGGTCGGGAATCAGCTTGCCGGGACCTTTGGCTTTGGTTCCAATGATGATTGAGCCGCGACAGTCACTCCGCCGCGGGTCATTGGCCTAACACGATTCGCTCATGTCAATCCTTTTCCCCTTTATCAATCGACATCGACCGCGTCGTGCATCCAAACGCACGATGCGAGTCGAGTCGCTTCATGCGCGAATCGCACTTCACGGCAGCAGTGTCGGTGCCTCTGATCCGCTTCCCTGGTTTGACCCTGGAGCGTTGACCTATAGCTTTGCACCCGACGGAACGAACGTTGCTGGCCACTCCAGCCAATTGTTTTCCGTGCTCGACCAGCTCTCTGATTCGACACTGTGGCAGAACGAAGTCGACGCTGCGATGAATACTTGGTTGCAGCCCTTAGGGGTGGCCGCACATCAGACGACCGATTCCGGAGCACGCTTCGGTATCGCCGGAGCAACGCAAGGAGATGTGCGTTTCGGCGACATCCGAATCGCTGCCATTCCACTCTCTGATGACGTGATTGCAACTTCGGTGCCCCACAGCTCAATTGTTCGTGGCACTTGGGCAGGCGACATCTTGCTCAATTCCAATGCAAACTGGAGTGATTTACAGGATGTGTTCGCCGTCGTCTTTCATGAATTCGGACACGTGCTGGGGCTAGAGCATTCAGATGACCCGTTGTCGCCGATGTTCGTTCATGGGGTTCACGACGTGACCTCGCCAACCGCCGCGGACATGGAGAAGCTGCTGGATCTGTACAACGGGATTGAGTTCAAGGAGCAACACGATTCGGACGGCGAGAATGTTGGTGAGGGGACCGATTCCGCAGGCAACGCATTCGATACTGCGATCCCGCTGCTGCCCAACGTCGGGACCACACTTCGTTACACATCAGTCGGCTCCATCGGTGTTTCCGGCGATCCCGTTGTCTATCGCCTAGAACCCTCGCTGGGAGCTGCAGAGGAGTTGGAACATCTGAACATCGCCCTGCAAGCCAATGGTGCTGGCCGATTGATCGCAGAAGTGGATGTCTTTGACGAAGACGGCAAGATCGTTGATTCTCAGGTCATTCACCATGGCGAAGGTGCCATCGTTGTTCAAGCCAGGAATGTCAGGAATGACGACGTTTACTTCGTCCGCGTCCGACCAGCAGAAACTTCGCCTCAGTATCAGACAGGCGATTTCGAACTCGTGATGGATTTCGGGCCTCGGATTCGCCAGTCGAGAGAAGTCGCTGATGTGAGGCTGGACTCGGTCAATCGGAACAGCCTACTGAGTTTCTCCGTCGAAACATCACGATTCATCCACCTTCATTTTGATTCAGAACCGCACAACGGAACCGGCGCACGGACCTGGGCCACACTCGTGGATTCAAGCGGTACTCCGGTGGCAAATGCAACGTTCCAGGCCGGGGAGTCTCGTTCAATGCCGGTGGTTTTCCTGCCCTCCGGAACTTATTCCATTGAGCTTGTCTCAGAAGCCGAGTTGATTGACGAAGCCACTCGCGTCAATGTTTTTGTCGATGAGATTTCACTTGACGTCGGCCCAGGTGTCACTAGCCCTATCGGCGAACCCTACCTGTGGTGCGATGACCCCAATGCAAACCCGGATTACTGCTATGAGTACACCCCCGTCGAAGTGACGGTGCCTACGTATACGAATGATGTGCCGGAAACCTATCCAGGCGGTTTTCAGTGGTGGATGTACTACGGATTCCGCTGCGACGACTACACCGGCAGCGATCTGGTAGGTCTGCAGTCGGAGGATCCACTTTGGTGGGACTACTACACCGAAGTTTGCCAAGCAGACCCAACCACCAATCCAACGACTCCAACCAATCCAACGACTCCAACGACTCCAACGACTCCAACCAACCCCACAACGCCGACGAACCCCACGACGCCCACAACGCCCAGCAATCCCACAACACCGACGAACCCCACAACGCCCAGCAATCCCACGACACCGACGAATCCCACAACACCCAGCAACCCCACGACACCGACCAATCCCACGACACCCAGCAATCCCACGACACCGACGAACCCCACAACACCACCGCCGACAGGATCGAGCACAAGTCCTTGGCAGAATCACTTGAATCGGTTCGACGTCTCGGGAAACCAGCTCGTCACGGCTTTTGATGCCTTGATGGTGATCAATTTACTTGGGAGTCAATCGAGCAAGTCGGTTGACGTCGTGGGCAATACGACCAACGTTTACACCGACGTGAACGGTGATTTTGTAGTCAGTGCGTTGGATGCGTTGCTGGTGATCAATGAGATTGCACGTCAAAAAGCGGTTGGCGAAGCCGAGCTTGTTGCGGCACCGACGGCGGGGGCATTGGCACCGCAAAGGCGGACGGAACTGGCATCCACCGTTTCAACAGAAGTCGCCTCCCTGTTTTGAAATCGAAAACATCGCGTCGTGTTACAATTCAGGTGTCCAATCGTGCTTGAATGAAGGTCTGACATGACTCCTGCTGAGAAACCTGGTTTGCGAATGACCGCCCAGGAGTACGCTGAGTGGGAACGGCAGCAGACCGAGCGGCACGAGTTCTATAATGGCGATGTTTTCTCACAGGCAGGCGGAACGCGACGCCACAGCCTGATCGGAACCAATATCGCGAGTTCGATCAACCGTGTGTTACGCGGACATGATTGCCAAGTACATGGCAGCGACATGCGTGTTCATATCAAGGCGACAGGTTATCAGGCGTATCCCGATGCTTCCGTCGTCTGCCCGCCTGTCGAAGGTGACTCGGACGAAGTCATTACGAATCCGGTATTGTTGGTCGAAGTCCTTTCGACATCGACAGCGGACTTTGATCGAGGTGGCAAGTTCGGGCATTACCGACAAATTCCTTCGCTGAAAGAGTATTTGATTTTCTGGCAGGACGAACCGCGAGTGGAACAGCACACACGTACCCCGGACAACCTTTGGCTTCTACGCGAAGTGGTCGGCATCGATCAAGTGCTACAGCTTGCCAGCCTTGGTCTACCCTTTGACCTTCGTGACGCGTACGACAAGACAGATGTCGGCTCGTAGCGTTGGACAGCGATCGTAGATCATTCTGTGCATGACGAAATACGGTCCGCCGAACTTCACGCGTGGTGGTTTGGATTCGGGAAAACGCTGCAAGTGATCGCCCGACGAGACCGGGTTGCATTTTGCGGATGGCGTCATGTAGCACACGACCACGAAGTGGTCAGAGATGGTAGTTGGCTTATCAGCCGCCACGCGATAGCGTCCGGTTCTCACGCATCTACTCGAAATTCATACCCTATCGCACAGTGGCTGTTGAATCATCCGTGTTCACGGGCCTGCGTTGCACTGCATTTTCTTGCCAAGAGTTTGCCTGCGTTCCCCCGGTCGTCTTCCACTCTCGATTCGTCGCAAATCGGATTCCGC from Stieleria varia carries:
- a CDS encoding dockerin type I domain-containing protein → MSILFPFINRHRPRRASKRTMRVESLHARIALHGSSVGASDPLPWFDPGALTYSFAPDGTNVAGHSSQLFSVLDQLSDSTLWQNEVDAAMNTWLQPLGVAAHQTTDSGARFGIAGATQGDVRFGDIRIAAIPLSDDVIATSVPHSSIVRGTWAGDILLNSNANWSDLQDVFAVVFHEFGHVLGLEHSDDPLSPMFVHGVHDVTSPTAADMEKLLDLYNGIEFKEQHDSDGENVGEGTDSAGNAFDTAIPLLPNVGTTLRYTSVGSIGVSGDPVVYRLEPSLGAAEELEHLNIALQANGAGRLIAEVDVFDEDGKIVDSQVIHHGEGAIVVQARNVRNDDVYFVRVRPAETSPQYQTGDFELVMDFGPRIRQSREVADVRLDSVNRNSLLSFSVETSRFIHLHFDSEPHNGTGARTWATLVDSSGTPVANATFQAGESRSMPVVFLPSGTYSIELVSEAELIDEATRVNVFVDEISLDVGPGVTSPIGEPYLWCDDPNANPDYCYEYTPVEVTVPTYTNDVPETYPGGFQWWMYYGFRCDDYTGSDLVGLQSEDPLWWDYYTEVCQADPTTNPTTPTNPTTPTTPTTPTNPTTPTNPTTPTTPSNPTTPTNPTTPSNPTTPTNPTTPSNPTTPTNPTTPSNPTTPTNPTTPPPTGSSTSPWQNHLNRFDVSGNQLVTAFDALMVINLLGSQSSKSVDVVGNTTNVYTDVNGDFVVSALDALLVINEIARQKAVGEAELVAAPTAGALAPQRRTELASTVSTEVASLF
- a CDS encoding dockerin type I domain-containing protein — encoded protein: MAVTRKRFRRGPFLETLEGRMLLAGDGFHNFLQPHDVNDDSRVSAADALFVINRLSGDDSRGSASYEDVNDDGRVTAQDALHVINGLSHDRSNSNANDEAIARLYREDGVRVKVEFEIEDSGLKVEVKVQNAAPNETFEVRVDDVRLGEITTDGRGRGKLELGAGQDLPLPSVMPQIRSGMTTELVRASDSSSSTSSSSTSSSSSDSSSSGNSSSSSSSSSDSSSSSTGASTSDTRELKARLIGDASIDAESKFESSPTGVEFSAELRNAPANTTFDVQVDGEIVGALTTDSRGRGRLQFEQNDDSKPFPANFPNVDVGTQVRIGDTLSGVFRLDGASSSTGGGSSSSDDSSDSSSGDDTGSNGGVTAGAVLELKSQLRGMSGVDAEAKYESTMSSVEFKVELEDAPANAEYSVTVDGVTVGTLRTDSRGRGRLQFELNDDSKPFPANFPAVAAGTEIRVGNQLAGTFGFGSNDD
- a CDS encoding Uma2 family endonuclease encodes the protein MTPAEKPGLRMTAQEYAEWERQQTERHEFYNGDVFSQAGGTRRHSLIGTNIASSINRVLRGHDCQVHGSDMRVHIKATGYQAYPDASVVCPPVEGDSDEVITNPVLLVEVLSTSTADFDRGGKFGHYRQIPSLKEYLIFWQDEPRVEQHTRTPDNLWLLREVVGIDQVLQLASLGLPFDLRDAYDKTDVGS